From the genome of Halorussus caseinilyticus, one region includes:
- a CDS encoding thiamine ABC transporter substrate-binding protein, producing the protein MRRRTVLKHGATATLVGLAGCTGGEGGQETTTDETTTDTGMRTTTEETTAETTTEESLSGTLKVATYSSFVDAPSSSPGAWLKNEFEKRHPDVTVEWKTPENELNYYVQRATQGVDVDADVYVGLNVDHLIRIDEKLGEKRLFAPMADQLSNYGHVKEGLKFDPKRRAIPYDTGYISLVYDENEIQQAPETFQDLLKDRYEGKLIVQNAKTAATGRAFLLWTVNTLGEDQYLDYWTKLEQNGIKILGSWSDAYTAYENGEAPMVVSYSTDQVYANRQDKDLSKHQVGFLNDQGYANPEGMAKFADTDNPELAAAFMDFLLSKQAQQKIAQLNVQFPATDWAPLSAEFQKYAKTPENPVTFTYEELQGNVDDWVDAWARQIAGGK; encoded by the coding sequence ATGAGACGACGAACCGTTCTGAAGCACGGCGCGACGGCCACGCTCGTCGGCCTCGCCGGTTGTACCGGCGGCGAGGGCGGGCAGGAGACGACCACCGACGAGACGACGACCGATACCGGAATGCGCACGACCACCGAAGAGACCACCGCCGAAACCACGACCGAAGAAAGCCTCAGCGGGACGCTGAAGGTCGCTACCTACAGTTCGTTCGTGGACGCGCCGAGTTCCTCGCCGGGCGCGTGGCTCAAAAACGAGTTCGAGAAGCGCCACCCCGACGTGACAGTCGAGTGGAAGACGCCCGAGAACGAACTCAACTACTACGTCCAGCGCGCCACGCAGGGCGTGGACGTGGACGCCGACGTGTACGTCGGACTCAACGTGGACCACCTCATCCGAATCGACGAGAAACTCGGCGAGAAGCGCCTGTTCGCGCCGATGGCCGACCAACTCTCGAACTACGGCCACGTCAAAGAGGGTCTCAAGTTCGACCCGAAACGGCGCGCGATTCCCTACGACACGGGCTACATCAGTCTCGTCTACGACGAGAACGAAATCCAGCAGGCCCCCGAGACCTTCCAAGACCTGCTGAAAGACCGCTACGAGGGCAAACTCATCGTCCAGAACGCCAAGACCGCCGCCACCGGCCGGGCGTTCCTTCTGTGGACCGTCAACACCCTCGGCGAGGACCAGTACCTCGACTACTGGACGAAGTTGGAGCAGAACGGCATCAAGATTCTGGGGTCGTGGAGCGACGCCTACACCGCCTACGAGAACGGCGAGGCCCCGATGGTGGTCTCGTACTCCACCGACCAAGTGTATGCCAACCGGCAGGACAAGGACCTCTCGAAGCATCAGGTCGGCTTCCTCAACGACCAAGGCTACGCCAACCCCGAGGGGATGGCGAAGTTCGCCGACACCGACAATCCCGAACTCGCCGCGGCGTTCATGGACTTCCTGCTCAGCAAACAGGCCCAGCAGAAGATAGCCCAACTCAACGTCCAGTTCCCCGCCACCGACTGGGCACCCCTCAGCGCCGAGTTCCAGAAGTACGCCAAGACGCCCGAGAACCCAGTCACGTTCACCTACGAGGAGTTGCAGGGCAACGTGGACGACTGGGTGGACGCGTGGGCGCGCCAGATAGCGGGCGGCAAGTAG
- a CDS encoding AI-2E family transporter codes for MSAARQRVLVGVLALLGLLAAAVLFDVLGTVFFAVTVAYVLVPLHERFVRRGVPSWWASAAATTVAFVSVLLFFASFGFLVYRRRSELVGFLLDLPESVTVELFGTAFTVDAGVVTEVTREYLGVVALAMARLAPVLALKGTLFVLLVFALLIRRGETRRALLAPVPHAYRDVAAAFHERTRETLFAIYVLQAATAAATFLVALPVFYLLDYQFYLTLALVAGFLQFLPIVGPSFLVALLAVSRLAADEVVAALLVLTVGGVVVGWLPDAVIRTRLARETAHLPGSLYFVGFTGGLLSVGPIGFIAGPLVVALLVEAAELLAAEVNGDGGG; via the coding sequence ATGTCCGCGGCGCGACAGCGGGTGCTGGTGGGGGTGCTGGCACTGCTCGGTCTGCTCGCGGCCGCGGTGCTGTTCGACGTACTCGGCACCGTCTTCTTCGCGGTTACGGTGGCGTACGTCCTCGTGCCGCTTCACGAGCGGTTCGTCCGGCGCGGAGTTCCGTCGTGGTGGGCCAGCGCCGCCGCGACGACGGTGGCGTTCGTCAGCGTGCTGTTGTTCTTCGCGTCGTTCGGGTTTCTGGTCTACCGGCGGCGGAGCGAGTTGGTGGGGTTCCTCCTCGACCTGCCCGAGAGCGTGACCGTCGAACTCTTCGGGACGGCGTTCACCGTCGATGCCGGAGTCGTGACCGAGGTCACGCGCGAGTACCTCGGCGTCGTCGCGCTAGCTATGGCCCGCCTCGCGCCGGTCCTCGCGCTCAAGGGCACGCTGTTCGTGCTGTTGGTGTTCGCGCTGTTGATTCGGCGGGGCGAGACCCGCCGCGCTCTGCTCGCGCCGGTGCCCCACGCCTACCGGGACGTGGCCGCGGCGTTCCACGAGCGCACGCGAGAGACTCTCTTCGCCATCTACGTCCTGCAAGCGGCGACGGCGGCGGCGACGTTCCTCGTCGCGCTCCCGGTGTTCTATCTGTTGGACTACCAGTTCTACCTCACGCTCGCGCTCGTGGCCGGTTTCCTCCAGTTCCTCCCCATCGTTGGCCCGTCGTTTCTGGTCGCTCTGCTGGCGGTCTCCCGACTGGCGGCCGACGAGGTGGTCGCGGCGCTACTGGTCCTCACGGTCGGCGGAGTGGTCGTCGGATGGCTCCCGGACGCGGTTATCCGGACGCGGTTGGCCCGCGAGACGGCCCACCTGCCGGGAAGCCTCTACTTCGTGGGCTTTACCGGCGGCCTGCTCAGCGTCGGGCCGATAGGGTTCATCGCCGGACCGCTGGTCGTCGCGTTGCTCGTGGAGGCGGCGGAGTTGCTCGCGGCCGAGGTGAACGGCGACGGCGGTGGGTAG
- a CDS encoding sulfurtransferase, with the protein MNENVVVSAEWVADHLGEVAVVDVREAWEYDGIGHLPGAVSVPFDEFRSEDGDEGMLPGAEAWADLMAEAGVSDDDTLVAYDDTHGVFAARFLVTAECYGHEDLRLLDGDFSAWMQEFETSSAAPDTERAEYEVGDPDDSPLVGHEEVEEAIEDPETVVVDTRDDWEYEEGHVPGAVNLDWRELVDDETRGLKPREELDEILEAHGVTPDKRVVLYCNTARRISHTYVVLSSLGYDDLAFYEGSLTEWEAVGGPIETGS; encoded by the coding sequence ATGAACGAGAACGTCGTAGTCAGTGCCGAGTGGGTCGCCGACCACCTCGGCGAAGTCGCGGTCGTAGACGTGCGCGAGGCGTGGGAGTACGACGGCATCGGCCACCTCCCCGGCGCGGTCAGCGTCCCGTTCGACGAGTTCCGGAGCGAGGACGGCGACGAAGGCATGTTGCCGGGTGCCGAGGCGTGGGCCGACCTGATGGCCGAAGCGGGCGTCTCGGACGACGACACGCTGGTCGCGTACGACGACACCCACGGCGTGTTCGCCGCGCGATTCCTCGTGACCGCCGAGTGCTACGGCCACGAGGACCTCCGCCTGCTCGACGGCGACTTCAGCGCGTGGATGCAGGAGTTCGAGACGAGTAGCGCCGCGCCGGACACCGAACGCGCGGAGTACGAAGTCGGCGACCCCGACGACTCGCCGCTGGTGGGCCACGAAGAAGTCGAAGAAGCCATCGAGGACCCCGAAACCGTCGTCGTGGACACCCGCGACGACTGGGAGTACGAGGAGGGCCACGTCCCCGGCGCGGTCAACCTCGACTGGCGCGAACTGGTGGACGACGAGACCCGCGGACTGAAACCCCGCGAGGAGTTAGACGAGATTCTGGAGGCTCACGGCGTCACGCCCGACAAGCGCGTGGTTCTCTACTGCAACACCGCCCGGCGAATCAGCCACACCTACGTCGTCCTCTCGTCGCTCGGGTACGACGACTTGGCGTTCTACGAGGGCAGTCTGACCGAGTGGGAGGCGGTCGGCGGTCCCATCGAGACGGGTTCGTGA
- a CDS encoding sulfurtransferase: MSDTEYANDVLVSADWVENHLDEFQSDDPEYRLVEVDVDTEAYEESHAPGAIGFNWETQLQDQTQRDILEKADFEDLLGSHGITEDSTVVLYGDNSNWFAAYAYWQFKYYGHDDVRLLDGGRDYWLENDYSTTDEVPEFSEQTYDAGGPRESIRAYRDDVEKAIDRGVPLVDVRSPEEYSGEVLAPPGLQETAQRGGHIPGARNISWAAVTNADGTFKTRDELEELYADEGIDGDGTTVAYCRIGERSSVAWFALHELLGYDDTVNYDGSWTEWGNLVDAPIETGSGE, encoded by the coding sequence ATGAGCGACACCGAGTACGCCAACGACGTTCTCGTCTCCGCCGACTGGGTGGAGAATCACCTAGACGAGTTCCAAAGCGACGACCCCGAGTACCGACTGGTAGAGGTCGACGTAGACACCGAAGCATACGAAGAGTCCCACGCGCCGGGCGCAATCGGCTTCAACTGGGAGACCCAACTGCAGGACCAGACTCAGCGCGACATCCTCGAAAAGGCCGACTTCGAGGACCTCCTCGGCTCTCACGGTATCACCGAGGACTCCACCGTGGTCCTCTACGGCGACAACTCCAACTGGTTCGCCGCCTACGCCTACTGGCAGTTCAAGTACTACGGCCACGACGACGTGCGACTGCTCGACGGCGGCCGAGACTACTGGCTCGAAAACGACTACTCGACCACCGACGAGGTGCCGGAGTTCTCCGAACAGACCTACGACGCTGGCGGCCCGCGCGAGTCCATCCGCGCGTACCGCGACGACGTGGAGAAGGCCATCGACCGCGGCGTTCCGCTGGTGGACGTGCGCTCGCCCGAGGAGTACAGCGGCGAAGTGCTGGCCCCGCCGGGACTCCAAGAGACCGCCCAGCGCGGCGGCCACATCCCCGGCGCGCGAAACATCTCGTGGGCCGCCGTCACCAACGCCGACGGCACCTTCAAGACCCGCGACGAACTCGAAGAACTCTACGCCGACGAGGGCATCGACGGCGACGGTACGACCGTCGCGTACTGCCGCATCGGTGAGCGCTCCTCCGTCGCGTGGTTCGCGCTCCACGAACTGCTCGGCTACGACGATACCGTCAACTACGACGGGTCGTGGACCGAGTGGGGCAACCTCGTGGACGCGCCCATCGAGACGGGTAGCGGCGAGTAA
- a CDS encoding rubrerythrin family protein → MNADEFLDTVRDENETALSRLGSSKSLYAETEGEMEPETVFRAAADAEYAASETFQQWADDADAESVRETFADFADQESDHYEQVVGKLDDDHEPTEVPAVHDYLRELDADAARVGGFLGRTLASEKSKEQMVGFFVGQADPQTAQLFRDLGGDLDGQLERGTELLAEVCDGDDDWDAALEAASGAIGTAYDEYTETLEGMGVNPKPVC, encoded by the coding sequence ATGAACGCAGACGAATTCCTCGACACCGTTCGTGACGAGAACGAAACCGCGCTCTCCCGACTCGGCTCTTCGAAGTCGCTGTACGCCGAGACCGAGGGCGAGATGGAACCCGAAACCGTGTTCCGCGCCGCCGCGGACGCCGAGTACGCCGCCAGCGAGACGTTCCAGCAGTGGGCCGACGACGCCGACGCCGAGTCGGTCCGCGAGACGTTCGCCGACTTCGCCGACCAAGAGAGCGACCACTACGAGCAGGTCGTCGGCAAGTTGGACGACGACCACGAACCGACCGAGGTGCCCGCCGTCCACGACTACCTTCGGGAGTTAGACGCCGACGCCGCCCGCGTCGGCGGATTCCTCGGTCGGACTCTCGCCAGCGAGAAGTCCAAAGAGCAGATGGTGGGCTTCTTCGTCGGACAGGCCGACCCCCAGACCGCCCAACTGTTCCGCGATTTGGGCGGCGACTTGGACGGCCAACTGGAGCGCGGGACCGAGTTACTGGCAGAAGTCTGTGACGGCGACGACGACTGGGACGCCGCGCTCGAAGCGGCCAGCGGCGCGATTGGGACTGCCTACGACGAGTACACCGAGACGCTCGAAGGGATGGGCGTGAACCCGAAACCGGTGTGTTAG
- a CDS encoding sulfite exporter TauE/SafE family protein has product MALPLGFSAIGLLTFLLLTFTIATTVNTFAMEAAVLFVPAFMFVYPEVVPAFPSIPLQAAIGLALFVELFGYTSSVSAYYYRGHIDLDVAKAILAVSIPVAVLTRALSYFAPSTVLKLLFGGMLVLLSAVLFKAHQGGSHDERVAADGGQTVSPAATFDRYDRLVAGVGGAMAGFVAIAIGELTQTLLTVRKRVSVRVSTGTSALVLHGTIVGALITNLFLLKFAPPAFSGHDFTVPFGFGLVAGLACACGGQAGAFINSRVPEEITIRAMMTVYSLVGAFMVYRVLFL; this is encoded by the coding sequence ATGGCGCTTCCGCTCGGTTTCTCCGCAATCGGTCTCCTGACGTTTCTGCTTCTGACGTTCACCATCGCCACGACGGTCAACACCTTCGCTATGGAGGCGGCGGTGCTGTTCGTCCCCGCGTTCATGTTCGTCTACCCGGAAGTCGTCCCGGCGTTCCCGAGCATCCCGTTGCAGGCCGCTATCGGTCTCGCACTGTTCGTGGAGCTGTTCGGGTACACCAGTAGCGTCTCGGCGTACTACTACCGGGGACACATCGACCTCGACGTTGCGAAAGCCATCCTCGCGGTCAGCATCCCAGTGGCGGTTCTCACGCGGGCGCTCTCGTACTTCGCTCCCTCGACGGTCCTGAAACTGCTGTTCGGCGGGATGCTCGTCCTGCTCTCGGCGGTCCTGTTCAAGGCCCATCAGGGTGGCTCCCACGACGAGAGAGTCGCCGCGGACGGCGGCCAGACTGTCTCTCCGGCCGCGACGTTCGACCGCTACGACCGACTCGTCGCGGGCGTCGGCGGCGCGATGGCCGGGTTCGTCGCCATCGCCATCGGCGAACTCACCCAGACGCTCCTGACGGTTCGCAAGCGCGTGTCCGTCCGCGTCTCCACGGGCACGAGTGCGCTCGTCCTCCACGGGACTATCGTCGGCGCGCTAATCACGAACCTGTTCCTGCTGAAGTTCGCGCCACCCGCGTTCAGCGGCCACGACTTCACCGTGCCGTTCGGGTTCGGTCTCGTCGCCGGACTCGCCTGCGCCTGCGGTGGACAGGCGGGCGCGTTCATCAACAGTCGCGTGCCCGAGGAGATTACCATTCGCGCCATGATGACCGTCTACTCGCTAGTCGGCGCGTTCATGGTCTACCGCGTTCTGTTCCTCTGA
- the uvrB gene encoding excinuclease ABC subunit UvrB, whose product MSDADSGPLSPDRPEAESDFRVDAPFDPAGDQPEAIEQLAEGFESGMDKQTLLGVTGSGKTNTVSWVVEEIEQPTLVIAHNKTLAAQLYEEFRNLFPDNAVEYFVSYYDYYQPEAYVEQTDKYIEKDASINEEIDRLRHSATRSLLTRDDVIVVASVSAIYGLGDPRNYEEMSLRLEVGDEVGRDELLARLVDLNYERNDVDFTQGTFRVRGDTIEIFPMYGRYAVRVELWGDEIDRMMKVDPLEGEVVSQESAVLVHPGEHYSIPERTMEEAIAEIEDDLDDRIRYFERNDDLVAAQRIEERTTFDLEMMKEAGYCSGIENYSVYLSDREPGDAPFTLLDYFPDDFLTVIDESHQTVPQIKGQFAGDKSRKDSLVENGFRLPTAYDNRPLTFEEFEEKTDQTLYVSATPADYERDASDQIVEQIVRPTHLVDPKVEVAEAEGQIDDLMDRIERRTENDERVLVTTLTKRMAEDLTEYLEEAGVAVEYMHDETDTLERHELVRGLRLGEFDVLVGINLLREGLDIPEVSLVAILDADQQGFLRSETSLVQTMGRAARNVNGEVVLYADETTDAMEAAIGETQRRRAIQQEFNEEHGFEPTTIDKEVSEANLPGSKTDTSGVTSGEPETDDEAERRIEELEERMQEAASNLEFELAADIRDRIRELREEFEVDVDVEGGVPEPRGEF is encoded by the coding sequence ATGAGCGACGCCGACAGCGGGCCGCTTTCGCCCGACAGACCCGAGGCCGAGTCCGACTTCCGGGTCGATGCGCCCTTCGACCCGGCGGGCGACCAACCCGAGGCCATCGAGCAGTTGGCCGAGGGGTTCGAATCGGGCATGGACAAACAGACGTTGCTCGGGGTGACGGGTTCCGGGAAAACCAACACCGTCTCGTGGGTGGTCGAGGAAATCGAGCAACCCACGCTGGTCATCGCGCACAACAAGACGCTGGCCGCCCAACTCTACGAGGAGTTTCGGAACCTCTTCCCCGACAACGCCGTCGAGTACTTCGTCTCCTACTACGACTACTACCAACCCGAAGCCTACGTCGAACAGACCGACAAGTACATCGAGAAAGACGCCTCCATCAACGAGGAAATCGACCGACTCAGGCACTCGGCGACTCGCTCGTTGCTCACCCGCGACGACGTAATCGTGGTGGCCTCGGTCTCCGCGATTTACGGTCTGGGCGACCCGCGCAACTACGAGGAGATGAGTCTCCGCCTCGAAGTCGGCGACGAGGTGGGCCGCGACGAACTGCTGGCGCGCCTCGTGGACCTGAACTACGAGCGCAACGACGTGGACTTCACGCAGGGCACCTTCCGGGTCCGGGGCGACACTATCGAAATCTTCCCGATGTACGGTCGGTACGCCGTGCGCGTCGAGTTGTGGGGCGACGAGATAGACCGCATGATGAAGGTGGACCCCTTGGAGGGTGAAGTGGTCTCGCAAGAATCCGCGGTGCTGGTCCACCCCGGCGAACACTACTCCATCCCCGAACGGACGATGGAGGAGGCCATCGCCGAAATCGAGGACGACTTGGACGACCGGATTCGGTACTTCGAGCGCAACGACGACCTCGTGGCCGCCCAGCGAATCGAGGAGCGGACAACCTTCGACTTGGAGATGATGAAGGAGGCCGGATACTGCTCGGGCATCGAGAACTACTCGGTCTACCTCTCGGACCGCGAACCCGGCGACGCCCCCTTCACCCTGCTGGACTACTTCCCCGACGACTTCCTCACGGTCATCGACGAGTCCCACCAGACCGTCCCCCAAATCAAGGGGCAGTTCGCGGGCGACAAGTCCCGAAAGGACTCGCTGGTCGAGAACGGCTTCCGCCTGCCCACGGCCTACGACAACCGGCCGCTCACCTTCGAGGAGTTCGAGGAGAAGACCGACCAGACCCTCTACGTCTCGGCGACGCCCGCCGACTACGAACGCGACGCGAGCGACCAAATCGTGGAGCAAATCGTCCGGCCGACCCACCTCGTGGACCCGAAGGTCGAAGTCGCCGAGGCCGAGGGCCAGATAGACGACCTGATGGACCGCATCGAGAGGCGGACCGAGAACGACGAGCGCGTCCTCGTGACGACGCTGACCAAGCGCATGGCCGAGGACCTGACCGAGTACCTCGAAGAGGCGGGCGTGGCAGTCGAGTACATGCACGACGAGACCGACACCCTCGAACGCCACGAACTCGTCCGGGGCCTGCGCCTCGGCGAGTTCGACGTGCTGGTCGGCATCAACCTCCTGCGCGAGGGTCTCGACATCCCCGAAGTCTCGCTCGTCGCCATCCTCGACGCCGACCAGCAGGGATTCCTGCGCTCGGAGACCTCGCTCGTCCAGACGATGGGTCGCGCCGCCCGGAACGTCAACGGCGAGGTGGTCCTCTACGCCGACGAGACCACCGACGCGATGGAGGCCGCAATCGGCGAGACTCAGCGCCGCCGGGCCATCCAGCAGGAGTTCAACGAGGAACACGGCTTCGAACCGACGACCATCGACAAGGAAGTCTCGGAGGCCAACCTGCCGGGGAGCAAGACCGACACCTCCGGCGTGACCTCGGGCGAACCGGAGACCGACGACGAGGCCGAGCGCCGCATCGAGGAACTCGAAGAGCGCATGCAGGAGGCCGCGAGCAACCTCGAATTCGAACTCGCGGCGGACATCCGCGACCGAATCCGAGAACTCCGCGAGGAGTTCGAGGTTGACGTGGACGTGGAGGGCGGCGTGCCGGAACCGCGCGGCGAGTTCTGA
- a CDS encoding SPFH domain-containing protein: MNNPFYELGRLSAGRSLSRVLAGVVTVLALLFVLPFLDPVAVAGLLAFGLVVAVLASAVEIVGPYEKRALTVFGEYRKLLGPGLNVIPPLVSETHTFDMRTQTLDVPEQEAITEDNSPVTADAVIYIRVMDAEKAYLEVENYEKAVSDLAQTTLRAVVGDMELDETLRQQKEINSRIHEALDRPTDDWGVRVEAVEVQSVMPTPTVVSAMEQQTAAERRRRAMILEAQGERRSAIEKAQGEKASNVIRAQGEKRSQILEAQGDSVSTVLRAKSAESMGERAVIDKGMETLDAIGQGDSTSFVLPQELTSLVGRYGKHLTGSDVARDGESLESLDFDAETEELLGLDDVDEMLAELDGTDAEEVGERPANAPEPNAE; encoded by the coding sequence ATGAACAACCCCTTCTACGAACTCGGGCGACTCTCCGCCGGTCGCAGTCTCTCGCGGGTGCTGGCGGGCGTCGTCACGGTTCTCGCTCTCCTGTTCGTTCTGCCCTTCTTGGACCCCGTAGCGGTCGCCGGACTGCTCGCGTTCGGTCTCGTCGTCGCGGTTCTCGCCAGCGCCGTCGAAATCGTCGGTCCCTACGAGAAGCGCGCGCTGACGGTGTTCGGCGAGTACCGGAAACTGCTCGGTCCCGGCCTGAACGTCATCCCGCCGCTCGTGAGCGAGACGCACACCTTCGACATGCGGACCCAGACGCTTGACGTGCCCGAACAGGAGGCCATCACCGAGGACAACTCGCCCGTGACCGCCGACGCAGTTATTTACATCCGGGTGATGGACGCCGAGAAAGCGTATCTGGAGGTCGAGAACTACGAGAAGGCGGTTTCGGACCTCGCCCAGACCACGCTCCGGGCGGTGGTGGGCGACATGGAACTCGACGAGACGCTCCGCCAGCAAAAGGAGATAAACTCCCGCATCCACGAGGCACTCGACAGGCCGACCGACGACTGGGGCGTCCGCGTGGAAGCCGTCGAGGTCCAGTCGGTGATGCCCACGCCGACCGTCGTGAGCGCGATGGAACAGCAGACCGCCGCCGAGCGCCGCCGTCGCGCGATGATTTTGGAAGCGCAAGGCGAACGCCGGAGCGCCATCGAGAAGGCCCAAGGCGAGAAGGCGTCGAACGTCATCCGGGCGCAGGGCGAGAAACGGAGCCAGATTCTGGAAGCCCAAGGTGACTCGGTTTCGACCGTCTTGCGCGCCAAATCCGCCGAGTCGATGGGCGAACGCGCGGTCATCGACAAGGGGATGGAGACCCTCGACGCCATCGGACAGGGCGACTCGACCAGTTTCGTCCTGCCCCAAGAACTCACCTCGTTGGTCGGGCGCTACGGCAAGCACCTCACCGGGAGCGACGTGGCCCGAGACGGCGAATCGCTGGAGAGTCTCGACTTCGACGCCGAGACGGAGGAACTGCTCGGACTGGACGACGTAGACGAGATGCTCGCGGAGTTGGACGGGACGGACGCCGAGGAAGTCGGCGAGCGACCGGCGAACGCGCCCGAACCGAACGCCGAGTGA